The following proteins are co-located in the Carassius gibelio isolate Cgi1373 ecotype wild population from Czech Republic chromosome A21, carGib1.2-hapl.c, whole genome shotgun sequence genome:
- the LOC127941450 gene encoding malignant fibrous histiocytoma-amplified sequence 1 homolog, whose amino-acid sequence MAEEHNLKTAKLWRDAALRSRKLRSNLRHLTLSTKNCQKITLPEDIKEIEVLNLGNNSLQELPEGLGSTLNGLRILILRRNKFATVPTAVFQLSKLVELDISHNCLNHFSEDIDLLKGLKKLSICHNKIQYLPSQIGTLQSLEELDISFNELHDFPRSFSQLRKLRTLDVDHNKLQRFPSEILALPDLEELDCSGNKLEGLPGNIMMLQSIKILWLSSTRLSFLPETFCELQNLESLMLDNNFLTSLPQSFGKLQKLKMLNLSSNCFEHFPQVIFKLTSLEELYLSRNKLTFLPEEVGQLCNLANLWLDNNSITFLPDSIVELGKLEELVLQGNQIAILPDNFGKLVKVSIWKVKDNPLIQPPYEVCMKGIPYIAAYQKELAHSQPAVKPRLKLVLMGQRNAGKTTLRQCIVNKPSDAKMAIVCRGIDVTNWVADADRSLTFIVYDLSGKQNYDLIKPFFLSPGALYVLVVNLRLYTSKSFYSLVGSFLHLLSAKVPHAVVCIVGTHSDLCEEVEVEEKCLDIHRQISLQEKTDTECLQVLALQVDEALEQGFDVRTSSPHVLFYGVTDKNLRRKKSQLQYMLNNRLQILSPVICVSCLAAQRNIQHLKEKLMSVADHREIFPNLHRVLPKSWQMLEELHFKPQDLWLSWWDSARLGLQAGLTEDRLQSALSYLNESGKLLYFEDSMTLKEYVFHNLPRFIAILNVFFQRDLAAMLEKLQAEGDDGDNGRSTQMHGHVEGFLLHGLLPSNVIRLLLKPLVQTQKDLHLIMELLEKMGVCYCVNKPPGKPLNGATVWYKFPSQVSKEESHPEALGSRGSSIPGQIFSVEQLQIEYRFPFFTPLGLFSRYSVQINSHVVQRSDRKHHIFAYRGKVPVTVSYRPSLSRLQPETLSISSHASLPNIWTAWQAIIPLVEELNVLLQEWPGLHYSLHVLCSKCLKRGSPNPHSFPGELLSQPRPEGLTEIICPKNGSERVNVALVYPPTPTLVSPGHK is encoded by the coding sequence ATGGCTGAGGAGCATAACCTGAAGACAGCTAAATTATGGAGGGATGCGGCTTTGCGCTCCAGGAAGCTGAGGAGCAATCTGAGACACCTGACTCTCAGCACCAAAAACTGCCAGAAAATTACATTACCCGAGGACATAAAGGAGATCGAGGTCCTCAATCTGGGCAATAACTCTCTTCAGGAGCTTCCAGAGGGATTGGGCTCAACCCTGAATGGGCTTCGCATCCTCATCCTTCGTCGGAACAAGTTTGCAACTGTTCCCACTGCAGTATTTCAACttagtaagcttgttgaattagATATCAGTCACAACTGCTTGAATCACTTTTCAGAAGATATTGATCTTCTCAAGGGGCTTAAAAAGTTGAGCATCTGTCATAACAAAATCCAGTACCTGCCATCTCAGATTGGGACATTGCAAAGTCTGGAAGAACTTGACATCAGCTTCAATGAGCTGCATGATTTCCCCAGGTCCTTTTCACAGCTCAGGAAGCTCAGAACGCTCGATGTGGATCATAACAAGCTACAGCGTTTCCCTTCTGAAATACTTGCCCTTCCTGATCTGGAGGAGCTTGACTGCTCTGGGAATAAACTAGAGGGTCTTCCAGGTAACATCATGATGCTCCAATCTATTAAAATCTTGTGGCTCAGCAGCACTCGCCTCTCGTTTTTGCCTGAAACATTCTGTGAGCTACAGAATTTGGAGAGCCTGATGCTTGATAATAATTTCCTCACAAGCCTGCCACAATCGTTTGGGAAACTGCAGAAGCTGAAAATGCTCAATCTCTCCTCAAATTGTTTTGAACATTTTCCTCAGGTTATCTTCAAACTCACCAGTTTGGAGGAGTTGTACTTAAGCCGGAATAAACTGACGTTCCTCCCTGAGGAGGTAGGACAGCTGTGCAATCTTGCTAATTTGTGGTTGGACAACAATAGCATAACGTTTCTCCCGGACTCTATTGTAGAGTTAGGGAAATTGGAGGAACTGGTTTTACAGGGTAACCAAATCGCCATCCTCCCAGACAATTTCGGAAAACTTGTCAAAGTCAGCATTTGGAAGGTGAAAGACAATCCTCTCATTCAGCCTCCGTATGAAGTCTGCATGAAGGGGATCCCCTACATAGCTGCCTATCAGAAGGAGCTTGCACATTCCCAACCTGCTGTGAAACCCAGGCTTAAACTGGTTTTGATGGGTCAGAGAAATGCAGGGAAAACCACACTCAGACAGTGCATTGTCAACAAACCGTCAGACGCCAAGATGGCCATTGTATGTAGGGGTATTGACGTGACGAACTGGGTAGCGGATGCAGATCGGAGTCTTACATTCATTGTATATGATTTATCTGGTAAACAGAACTATGATCTTATCAAACCCTTTTTCCTCTCTCCTGGAGCACTTTATGTTTTGGTGGTCAATCTGAGATTGTACACATCAAAGAGCTTCTACTCCCTTGTTGGCAGTTTCCTTCACTTGCTTAGTGCCAAGGTGCCACATGCAGTTGTGTGCATTGTAGGGACCCACAGTGACTTGTGTGAAGAGGTCGAGGTTGAAGAAAAGTGCCTGGATATTCACAGGCAGATTTCGCTCCAGGAAAAAACAGACACTGAGTGCCTACAAGTGCTTGCCCTGCAGGTTGACGAAGCCCTTGAGCAAGGTTTCGACGTCCGGACTTCTAGCCCCCATGTTCTCTTTTATGGGGTCACAGATAAAAACTTGAGACGTAAAAAGTCTCAGTTGCAATATATGCTCAACAATCGACTACAAATACTGTCTCCCGTGATTTGCGTCAGTTGCTTGGCGGCGCAAAGAAACATCCAGCATTTGAAAGAGAAGCTCATGTCTGTCGCCGATCACAGGGAGATTTTCCCCAATCTTCACAGAGTCCTGCCAAAATCATGGCAGATGCTTGAGGAACTGCATTTTAAACCACAGGATTTATGGCTTTCTTGGTGGGATTCGGCTCGGTTGGGCCTTCAGGCTGGGCTGACGGAGGACCGCCTGCAAAGCGCGCTCTCGTACCTAAATGAGAGCGGTAAACTTTTGTACTTCGAAGACAGCATGACGTTGAAGGAATACGTCTTCCACAATCTACCCCGGTTTATCGCCATCTTGAATGTGTTTTTTCAGAGAGACCTCGCTGCAATGCTTGAGAAACTACAGGCTGAAGGAGACGATGGAGATAATGGCAGGTCTACACAGATGCACGGTCACGTGGAGGGTTTTCTGTTGCATGGCCTTCTGCCATCAAATGTGATTCGATTGCTGCTTAAACCCCTGGTACAGACACAGAAGGACTTGCACCTGATCATGGAACTGCTGGAAAAGATGGGCGTCTGCTACTGTGTCAACAAACCTCCAGGCAAGCCGCTTAATGGGGCCACCGTCTGGTATAAGTTTCCCAGTCAGGTCAGCAAAGAGGAGTCCCATCCTGAGGCCTTGGGAAGTAGGGGATCGTCGATCCCTGGTCAGATCTTCTCGGTTGAGCAGCTACAGATTGAATACAGGTTTCCTTTCTTCACCCCTCTTGGACTTTTTTCACGGTATAGCGTGCAAATCAACAGCCATGTGGTGCAGCGGTCCGATAGAAAACATCACATCTTTGCCTATCGGGGTAAAGTGCCTGTGACAGTGAGTTACCGGCCCTCTCTGAGCAGATTGCAGCCTGAGACCCTCTCCATTTCCAGCCATGCATCCTTGCCAAATATCTGGACAGCTTGGCAAGCCATTATTCCCCTAGTGGAAGAGTTAAATGTTCTTCTGCAGGAATGGCCTGGCCTTCACTACTCTCTGCATGTCCTGTGTTCCAAGTGCCTGAAGAGAGGGTCCCCCAATCCCCATTCATTTCCAG